The Bufo gargarizans isolate SCDJY-AF-19 unplaced genomic scaffold, ASM1485885v1 original_scaffold_1790_pilon, whole genome shotgun sequence DNA window CCTCGGGCAGAATCTCCTCCAGGTGACTGATCCCTGCAGAGACACAGAGAGGCATAAGAGCTGACAATCCATCCACACTCCGCCCCTGGTGCCCACCTAAGATGTCTGCACCCAGCCCCCGTGCCCACCTAAGATGTCCAGCAGCTCCTTTATTAACTCCTCAAATGCTGGAAAGAACTCCTCGTGCTCCTGCACCTTGTTTACGATACTGCAGAGAAGAAAGCAGAAGGGGTTAAAGCCCGAAATACGATCCGAGCACCCTGGCAGCATCAGCATTGCCCAGAACATACCCGGGATGCGAGGGGTCACCCTACCTGTCTATATCCAGCGTCCCGAGGATCTGCTGCAGTCTGTGGCCACCTTCCTCTTCTCTGCACAGTTTCCCTACGGCGTTCACTACTGTCCCGGCACTGGCCGTGTCATCTGAACGCAGGATATGAAGGGTTAAAGGGATCAGGACAGAGACCCTCAGTGACCACTCCAGCCATGTAATTGGGCGAGCGGCTTACCCAGGCCGAGAAGGCAGCGCAGGTTGTTCATGGCGTTGCTCATTTCGCCCAGTTTGCTGTAGACGTCGTTCATACGCGGGTAGATACCGGTCACGGATGGAACGTCAAACAGTTTCTGGAAGTGCGAGACAAGCGCCTGCAGCACATGAGGGGACGAGCCCTGTGGACACAAAGAGAAGGGGGGCCACATATAACCGGATAACGCACAATCAGCCTCACGGCTCCACTCCCTAACGAAGGGGAACACTACAGCAACTGTCCTGGGAAGAGTGTTCTAAAGGGTTAAACTACAGCGACCCCCAGACTCAGGGCTGGATACCATGCGCAACATCCAGCTGAAATCAGACTGCCTAATGTCCGGCTCAGCTGGATGCCAGTAACAGAGCGCACTGCGCCACATCTGGATCCGTCAGAAGCCGGTGACCCTAAAAGACACCTGAAAGGTAATAATCAGGATGAAGGTTCCGTAGGTTGTGGTCGCTTTTGCTCACACGCTCCATAAggactcgttcacacaaacgtgtgatgcccgttgccgtattgcagacccgcaatacacgggcaccgttccgtggccattccgcatcacggattaggacccattcattttaatgggcccACAAATCCAAAGATGCGCAAGGgaacactatggagtgctttctagggttccgttccgtgcttccgcaccgcaaaaagatataacTTGCGCTATCTTTTCACGGAACAgaaggatcacggacccattcaagtgaacgggtcggcaatccccatgcgcctgccccacggactgtgcccacgcattgcggaccgcagcagCCTGTGAATGAGAACATGATATGACTGTGCCGCCATCTAGTGGCTGCTGTACAGACTGCAGCTATTGTGCAGCCAGGTCCTGGCCTTCCCAGGGGTGATGGGTCCTCACCTGCCTCTGGTTCTCCACGTCCTCCAGCATTGTATCCACCAGAAGCAGAAGATCCTCCACCCGGACCCCACCAGCCGCCTCCTCGGTCCGGTCGTCCTGCGGGGTGGGCTGCAGCTTGTGTCTCAGCTTCCTCAGAGAGCGGTGCAGCGCCTACAGAGCGAGAGCGATTACACAACACGTACCCGTGTGCCGTAACGCCTTGGGGTCGGGACATCTACCTGCAGCGACAGTAACTGTCCGGCCCACAATTCTATAGTCGGCAGCAGGTGCAGGAAGTCCGACTCGTCTCTGGTCTCTGGACCGCGATTCTCCTGATGCCGGGAGCCGTGTTTATAAAGCAGCGGAGGGGCCCGGGGCCCACAGAGTACTGCACTAATATCAGACAGGATCTGAGGGACACAATAGAGGGATATTCACATACAATTCCAGCGCAAATGCAGTAAGGGTCAAACATTGTATTCCTAACACTATAACAATGCCCTGCACAAAGCACCGTCCGGGCCCCGGGCCCCGCACCTCCAGAGCCGATACCTTGTACAGCTTACAACAGCTCTTGGCTTCTCTGAACTTTGATGCAGCGACTGGAAGAAGATCCTTCAGCTCCTGAACTCCAAGCTCCCTGCAGACATCCTGCACCGAAACAGGAGAGCAACATGGAAGAGAAGCCGCACTATGAGCAGGATGGATTCATAGGTTCtatacatccagtattatactccagagctgcactcactattctgctggtgcagtcactgtgcacatacattactgatcctgtactgatcctgagttacatcctgtattatactccagagctgcactcactattctgctggtgcagtcactgtgtacatacattacttatcctgtactgatcctgagttacatcctgtattatactccagagctgcactcactattctgctggtgcagtcactgtgtacatacattacttatcctgtactgatcctgagttacatcctgtattatactgcagagctgcactcactattctgctggtgcagtcaatgtgtacatacattacttatcctgtactgatcctgagttacatcctgtattatactgcagagctgcactcactattctgctggtgcagtcaatgtgtacatacattacttatcctgtactgatccagagttacatcctgtattatactccagagctgcactcactattctgctggtgcagtcactgtgtacatatattacttatcctgtactgatcctgagttacatcctgtattatactccagagctgcactcactattctgctggtgcagtcactgtgtacatacattacttatcctgtactgatcctgagttacatcctgtattatactccagagctgcactcactattctgctcccgagttacatcctgggTTGTAGATCTCTACGAGTAGACTGTTTGGAGGCGGTGATAAACACACGATGAGTGTATGTATTATATCGGGTATATAATAAAGCCGTAGCACTGGGGGTTGCTGCCATCAGGAGTACCTGTAGGTGGCGCTGACACTCTACATCGGACAGATGCTCCGGTCGCGCTCTGTGAGGCTCCGCCTCATCCTTGCTCTCGCGGGTTGGACTGTGGCAGTGAGGGAGAAAATACAACAGAAAGGCCTCCTGTTAACCTGGCGGCACTACACCCTCTGTGCTGCATTACACCCTCTGTGCTGCACTACACCCTCTGTGCTGCACTACACCCTCTGTGCTGCACTACACCCTCTGTGCTGCACTACACCCTCTGTGCTGCACTACACCCTCTGTGCTGCACTACACCCGCTGTGCTGCACTACACCCGCTGTGCTGCACTACACCCGCTGTGCTGCACTACACCCGCTGTGCTGCACTACACCCGCTGTGCTGCACTACACCCGCTGTGCTGCACTACACCCGCTGTGCTGCACTACACCCGCTGTGCTGCACTACACCCGCTGTGCTGCACTACACCCGCTGTGCTGCACTACACCCGCTGTGCTGCACTACACCCGCTGTGCTGCACTACACCCGCTGTGCTGCACTACACCCGCTGTGCTGCACTACACCCGCTGTGCTGCACTACACCCGCTGTGCTGCACTACACCCGCTGTGCTGCACTACACCCGCTGTGCTGAGTAGACGTCACATCCTCACCTCAGATTATTCTGGAGGAGAATCTTCTCCATTTTCTTCATCTGTTGCTTGTAGACTCTGAATTCTTTTCTAGAAGGTCTAATAGGGAGGAAGCAGAAAGATCAAGCATCTGACCAGCGAGGGGCTGCCGCCCGATCCCGAGAGTCACACACTAGAGGATGAGCTGCAGCCTCCGCACAGGAAGCAACTGACGAGCGAGGGGCTGCCGCCCGATCCCGAGTCACACACTAGAGGACGAGCTGCAACCACCAGTCTGACCAGTATGAAGACCCCGCTGGGGGACTGCCCTACCCGTGGGATCCCCGCTCACATACCTGGCCTCCATCTCCTCGCGCAGCCGGCCGTTCTCCTGCAGCAGCCGCTCTTCCTTCCTCCGAGCTTCTTGCATCTGCCCCTGATAGGACTGCAGAGAGGACCCCAGAGTTAAAGGGGAACAGCCCCAGAGACCGCCGGACCCCCTGCCCCTCCCCCTGGGGCATCACCTTGATAAGCGCCTTATAATTTGGTGTTGTGTCCAGGTCCAGAGACCCTCCAGACTGATTCCTCTCCAGAACAGGCTCCACTGACGACTCGTAATTCCTGCAAGTAACCAGAAGAGGCAGCATGAGTGCAGGGAGCACAACCCCCATCAGTGCGTCCTAATACAGCTAGTGGGTCCACCGTCATAAGAGGCTCAAGCCGCAGCTCTGCCCCCTCCACATGCTTTACACTTCAGCACCGCTCCTGACATTcctcgtgtaataacaattctgcagccCCTATtcctatgttgtgccgttcctctattatttctactagaagttataatagaatggccagcagtctgcagtaagggtacagaggggcggtaaccagttgggggtgtgtccctgcaccgtctgactctatccaatcagtgctgacattgtcagactgtgcagggacacgcccccaccTGGGTACCGCCCCtcggtacccttactgcagactgctggcaattctattataacttctagtagaaataatagaggaacggcacaacatagagacataagagcAGAGGCTCCGGGATTGTTAGTACCTGGGGAAAGCATGGAGCCATTAACCCAggaatgtcaggagcggtgagaggtcctctttaaagcacaGCTTCTGTGTCACCAGAGGCTCAGGCCAAGGCTCTGCCCCCTTGCTTTACACTTCAGTTCTGC harbors:
- the CEP70 gene encoding centrosomal protein of 70 kDa, translating into MSRSADGDEASSMADLTEWEKINPMLRRHGCAAVHVSGDPLSGAVVLDRQTSLALRTAIKSLVEDTERRQNLIHGLIQSNNQLKHDARVQQDRAGRQEQRADELQRILDGVKSKVRDLEDDFIRRMRQQQNEDRCQKHEENLRAQEQSIACLRQRLSQAAAAEEKRRKTFLQLVRRQPQQNSHLDQQILDLIDGYESRMKRLQDEIRNYESSVEPVLERNQSGGSLDLDTTPNYKALIKSYQGQMQEARRKEERLLQENGRLREEMEARPSRKEFRVYKQQMKKMEKILLQNNLSPTRESKDEAEPHRARPEHLSDVECQRHLQDVCRELGVQELKDLLPVAASKFREAKSCCKLYKILSDISAVLCGPRAPPLLYKHGSRHQENRGPETRDESDFLHLLPTIELWAGQLLSLQALHRSLRKLRHKLQPTPQDDRTEEAAGGVRVEDLLLLVDTMLEDVENQRQGSSPHVLQALVSHFQKLFDVPSVTGIYPRMNDVYSKLGEMSNAMNNLRCLLGLDDTASAGTVVNAVGKLCREEEGGHRLQQILGTLDIDSIVNKVQEHEEFFPAFEELIKELLDILGISHLEEILPEVQRLKDLKAR